The Gordonia iterans DNA window TTCCCACGAGCACGCTGCTGGCGTTGCGCAGCGAAGTGAGCAGGCTCGGCTTCCACACCTGTTTGTTCCTCACCTCCCCGACGACCGGTGGCCGAAGCGACTACACCCCGCTGTGCCGCGTGGCCTGACCTCCCCGCGCGGCGCCGGTGATTCAGCACACCGGAACGTTGGCAGCGAGGCCTCCCAGCGACGTCTCCTTGTACTTCGCGTGCATGTCAGCGCCCACCTGAGCCATCGTCGTGACCGCCGTATCCAGCGACACCCGGTTGCGCGGTTCACCTTCGGCTAACGTCAACATCGCTGCCTGCACCGCGGTGACCGCCGCGATCGCGTTGCGTTCTATGCACGGGACCTGGACCAGCCCGGCGACCGGATCGCAGGTGAGACCCAGGTGGTGCTCGATCCCGATCTCCGCGGCTTTGCCCACCTGCGCCGGGGTTCCGCCGAGGGCCGAACAGAGCGCGCCCGCCGCCATCGCACAGGCGGTGCCGACCTCTCCCTGGCAGCCGATTTCCGCGCCCGAGACCGACGCGCCGGCCTTGACGATCGCGCCGATCGCGCTGGCCGTCAGCAGCATGCCGACGGCGCCCTGTGCCCCTGCCCCGGCCGACCTCAGGTAGAAGTCCACGACGGCAGGAATGATGCCTGCCGCACCGTTCGTCGGCGCCGTCGCGACCCGGCGCCCAGCCGCGTTCTCCTCACTGACCGCCATCGCAGCGGCGTGCAGTCGCGAGAGCTCGGACACTGCTACCGGAGCGCCACCGGTGACCGCCGCGGTGAGACGCGGAGCTCGTCGCCGCAGTGCCAGGCTCCCCGGCAGGATGGAGTCGCTGGCGCTCGCGCCACGCTCGATGGCCGCATTCATCACCCCCCACACTCGTACGAGATGGTCGTCGGGACGGCGACCACGCGCCTCTTCGTTCTGCCGCACCACCTCGTCGATCGTCATCGAGTGACGCTCACAGATTTCGACGAGCTCAACGAAGCTGCCGAAATGCCACGGAATCGCACGCCGAGAGCCCGCCTGGTGCTCGCCCTCCATGAGTACCGTGCCTCCGCCGACCGACAGATACCGCCGCAGCAACAGCGGCCGCCCGTCGCCGTCGTAGGCGGCGATGTCGATCGCATTCGGGTGCCCCGCAGACCGGTCCTTCGGATCGAGCCGCACATCCTCTGGCCGCAACAGGAGGGGGCCGGCAGGCGAACGCACCCACGGATCCTCCGCCAACCGGTCCCATTGCCCCCGCACCAGGAGAGGGTCACAGTCCTCTGACCGCCACCCACGGAGTCCGGCTATCACGGCATCCGGTGTCCCATGGCCGACCCCGGTGGCGCCGAGTGCGCCAAGCAGGCGAACGGACACGCGATGGGGTCTGGGCCGACCTGGCAGACCGGCCAGCTCATCGACGAACGCACGCGCGGCCCGCATCGGCCCGACGGTGTGGCTGCTCGACGGTCCGATTCCGATTTTGAACAGGTCGTCCACTGATACATCACATGGACATTGTTCTGCCGTACACCATGAATTATTCAGCACACTTTGAGTGTATTACTGACGAAGTATCTCCGCATGCCCCAGCTAGATAGGTTGTTTCCTGGATGTTAACGACTGTTCGCATCAGATTTCTGGATCTACAGTTCCTACCGCACAGCTGTAGATTTTAGATACACCACAGATCTAGCCACAGGAGTTCCCATGCCAAGGAGCAATCCAGGGATCGTCGAAGAACTCACGATCCAACCCGTGCCCGCCGACCAGCGAACCGGCACCGCACGACATCTGTTCGCCGTCTGGTTCGGCGTTCAGGTGATGCCGTTGACCCTGGTGACCGGCGTGCTCGGGCCGACCGTCTTCGGATTGGGCGCCGCATCCTCGATCATCGCCATCGTCATCGGCAATCTGATCGGGGCCTTCTTCATGGCGCTGCACTCGGTACAGGGCGCCAAACTCGGAGTGCCGCAGATGATTCAGGCCCGGGCACAGTTCGGCTTCTACGGATCGTTACTGGTGATCGCCGTGGTCATCCTCATGTACCTGGGCTTCCTGGCCTCGATCATCGTGCTCGCCGCCGACACCCTGATCGCGCTGTTCCCGGATCTGGGCACCATCCCGGCCCTGGCCGTCAGCACCCTGATCACCCTGATGGTCGTCGTCTTCGGGTACGAGGTCATCCACCGCGTCAACCGGATCCTGCTGGGACTCTTCGCACTGGCGGTGCTCCTCATCGCCGTGTACGTCGCGGTCTCTGCCGGCCAGGAGCCCGCCGAAGTCGGCTCGTTCTCGCTCGTCGGCTTCATCGGAATGGCATCGACGGCCGCCATCTGGCAGATCGCGTACGCGCCTTATGTGTCCGACTATTCCCGATACCTCCCGAAGGACACCTCACCACGTGCCGCGTTCGGCTACACCTACGGCGGTGCCGTCATCGGCGCGATTCCGATGATGATCCTCGGCTCGCTACTGGTGACCGTCGCCGGCGGCGCCGGTTCCGTCGCTCAGCTGACCGACATGATGCCGGGGCCGATCAGCGCGTTCGTTCTGATCATGCTGTTCCTCGGGGCGATCGACGCCGCCGTGATCAACCTCTATGGACCTGCGCTCTGTTCACTGTCTGTCGCCCAGACCTTCCGCCCCAGCTGGTCGCCGGGACCTGCCGCCCGAAACACCGTGGCCGCAGCCATCGCCGGGGTGGCGTTCTTCGTGGCCATGATGTTCGCCGACGACTTCCTCGTGAACTACTCGAACTTCATTCACTTCCTGATGTGCCTGCTGATCCCGTGGAGCATCGTGAACCTGGTCGACTACTACCTCGTCTCACACGGCCGGTACGACGTTCAGGCGTTCAACGATCCCAACGCCGGTTACGGCAAGTTCAACGTTCCGGCATTACTCACCTACGTCATCGGCTTCTGCGCTCAGCTCCCCTTCATGGCCGGCGCCTTCTACACCGGCTGGGTCTCAGAACGCATGAACTCCGCGGACCTGTCCTGGCTGGTCGGCTCCGTGGTGAGCCTCGTGGTCTACCTCGTGCTAGTGCGCCGGACCACCACCAGCCCGACTCTGCCGGCGAAGACCCCGACCTTCGTCTGAGCCACCCCATCGAACCCCAAGGAGGACACTTCCATGACTACGAGCACAGAACTGCTCGTCGGCGACGGCACCGATCGCCAGCGCCTGATGAACAGCACCTGGACGCACCACATCCCCACACCGTTCGCCCAGGGCTGGAGGGTGGGGCGGCTGGTGTTCACCGGCGGGCAGCTGTCGGCAGACGAGCACGGCAATGTCGTCGGAGCAGGCGACATCGAGGTGCAGACGCGCAACGTCTTCGATTCGCTCACCTCCGTTCTGCACGAGGCCGGCGCCACCTGGAACGACGTGGTGAAGCTCAACACCTACTACTGCTTCGACGGGAGCGGAGACGAGGTTCAGCAGAACTGGGAAACCATGACCCGGGTTCGGATGGAGTACCTGCCCGACGAAGGGCCCGCCGGAACCGGAGTTCGAGTGGCCGGGCTCATGTACGACGGCTTCCTCATCGAAGTCGAGGCCATCGCCGTCATCGCCGGCTGACGCCTGAGCACTCGCCACCCAAACCCCACCCATCTCTCGACTTCAAAGGAACGATTCACGATGACCTCCCTTACCCCAGCAACCACGTCACTGTCTCCAGAGACCGCCGCACGGCTCCGCGTGGACATGGTCACGTCCCAGCTCTCGGGGCCGACCGACCACCTGCTCACCGGCGAGCAGTACAAGGCCTCACTGCGCGACGGCCGCCGGATCATCAGTTCCGCCGGTGAGGAAATCAGCGACGTCACCACCCACCCGGACCTGCGGGCAGTCAACACCCTTGCCGCAGTCCAGGACGCACAGCTCGACCCCGAACTGCGCGACACGCTCACCTATGTCGGAGACGACGGCGGACGACGAGCGATCGGCTGGCAGGTGCCGCGCACCCGCGCCGACCTGCTCGCCAAACGCGAGGCCACTCGGGTAATCACCCAGCGAACCATGGGAATGTACGGTCGGCCCAATGATTACGGCGCCATGATGGCGCTGGGATTCCTTTCGACCATCGACCGAATCGAGGCCGAGAACCCGGAATTCGCTCAGAACATCCGCGACTTCGTCAGACTCTCGGGCGACCTGAACCTGCTCAGCACCGACCTCATCGCCGATCCGCAATCCGACAAGCGCATCCCCCGCAATGAACGGCCTTCTCAACTCAGGATCGTCGAGGACAAGCCCGAGGGAATCGTGCTCTCCGGAGCCAAGGTCGCCGGCAGTATCGGTTCGCTCACTCACTTCTTCACGCTGTCGACCACACTCGGCGAAGGCGTGGGCCCCGAGGCTGCGATCTGGGCCGCGATCCCGGTGAACTCCCCCGGTCTTAGCCTGATCCTGCGCGAACCGACCGCCCGCATGAATACTCCGCGCAACGACCACCCGCTCGACAATGCGGGCGAGGAACTCGATCAGACCATCCTCTTCGACAAGGTCTTCGTGCCGCGCGAGTTCGTGTTCAGCAAGTACAACCTGGATCTACTCACCCTCTACTACGAATCCTGCGCCTACTCACTTTGGTCGATCATGACGCGCCTGGCCTTCCGGGCCGAGATGTTCACGGGCGTCGCACAGGTCATCACCGAGATCCTGGGCACCGACAAGATTCCCGGCGTACAGGCCGCGGTGGCAGACATCACCCTCTACGCGCAGACCCTCAAGGCCTACTCGCTGGCGACGATCCACGAGTCCGTCGAATGGTGCGGCCTGCAGGTGCCCAATCCTGAGCTGACGACTGCAGGGCGCCTGTACTCGATCGAGAACTACCCCCGGATCACCTACCTCCTTCGCGATCTCTGCGGCCAGGCCCTGATTGCTCGCTGGCCGGAGAAGGTGTGGGACCACCCCGAGTTCGGCCCGCGGATGAACGAGTTCTTCCCTGGCACCGGCGTCACCGCGCGGGAGAAGAACACCTTCTTCAACTTCGTCTGGGACCTGGTCTCCGGTGCGCATGCCGGTCGAGTCGACCTGTTCGAGAATGTGAACGCCACCCCTCCCGCTTTCGTGCGACACCTGGTGTACAGCAAGACCGACCGCTCGGCTGCGGCACGCCGCGTTCGCGACTACGTGGGGATCGAATGATGACCGTTCACCTCGCCCGGTCCACTCAGCTCACGCGCTCGACAGTGCCGGCTATGGCACAGGAGGCAGCCGTACCCGGACAGATCCTGGGGGCGGAGTCGTTCCGAGCCTCGATGAGCAAGCTCACAACGGGAGTAGTCCTGGTCACCGCGCTGATCGACGACAGGCCCTGGGGTGTCACCCTCAGTTCGGTCTCCTCGTTCTCCGCCGATCCCGCGCGCCTGTCACTGTCGGTGACACACCGAAGTGCGCTCGGGCAACATCTGAGCCGTCACCACGCGGCTTTCGGCGTCTCGATCCTGACCGACAAGCTCGCTCCGCTCGCCCAGCAATTGGCGACCCCGGGCAAGCCGAAGTTCATCCCCGCACCGTATCTGGCCGAGGACGGCCCGACCACGCCACCGACGATCCAGGGTGCGATGGACAACCTGCACTGCCGCGTCGCCCACGTCGTCCAGGCACTCGACCACATTCTGGTGATCGCCGACGTCGTCGCCTCCGTGGTCGGCTCCGAAGTCGCTCACGCGCGTCCCTTGGCGTACTTCGACCGCAGCTTCGGCTCGTTCGCACCCAGCACCACAGAAGGAGATCAGCAACAATGACGTCCCTCGACCACGAGCGCCGCCAGCAGGCACCCACGCTCGGCACCGAACTGTTGACCAACCGGAAGAGAATCGTCGATCTGACACGGCCTCTCTACGAAGGGATGCCGATGTGGTTCGGGCATCAGCGCACCTTTACACCGGTCAACCAGACCCACGAACAGTTCAAGGAGCTTTACGGCACCGAGGACGGTTTCTACGCGCGAAACCTCGTGATCAGTGAGCACGCCGGTACCCATACCGACGCCACGATCGAATACGACCCTGACGGGTGCACCATCGACAACACCCCGCTGAGCTACTACTACGGTTCGGCGGTCTGTTTGGACCTGTCACACGTGACATTCCGCTCTCCTGACCCGGACCGCACAGGTTATGCCGGCCCCACAGACATTCAGAAGGCCGAGGAGAAGCTCGCCGCACAGGGCCAGCACATTCAACCCGGTGACATCGTTCTGGCCTGGTTCGACTACGGCGACCGCTGGTTTCCAGAACGCAAGTACATCGACGAGAATCCCGGATTCTCGTGGGAGGGTGCCGAGTATCTCGCCACAAAGGGGGTGGTAAACATCGGCACCGATTGCAACGCCATCGACAACAGTCTCGACAGCACCTTCGCGGGGCACATGGTGTGCAAGAAGTACGGCATAGTCAACACCGAGCATCTGGCGAACCTGGGCGAGTTGGCGAGCACCCGATTCGACTTCTACGGCCTGCCACTGAACATCCGGGGCGGCACCGGGTCGCCGATCCGGGCGATCGCGGTTCTCGACTGAGTCGATGACGCCGTCACCCGCGCAATCGTCACCGGCCTCAGAACGTGGGCGGTGTGTTGACCCAGACCACGCGTGCGGTGACGGCGCCTCGATTCGTGTAGCTGTGCGGCCGCGTACTGGCGAAGGTCATCGAATCGCCGGTCCCGAGCACAACTCTTTCGATGCCGTCGAGAACCAACTCGATCTCCCCTTCGATCACCGTGAGGAACTCTTCTCCGGCGTGACTCATCGGGGCCCCGCTGCCGCGGCCGGGTTCCACCGTGACCAGCTGCGACTGCAGGACGGTCGACGCGTCGTACAGGTTCTCGATCACCACCCCGGGCGCGCCCAGCGGAAGTGTGGTCCGCCGGTCGGCACGCACTACCGAGCCGTTGCCGCCGACCGTCATGCCCAGCAGGTCCGGTGTCGTGGTACCCAGCGCATGCGCGATCTGCGTGATTCGTCCAATGCTCGGCGTACTGACGCCACGTTCGAAGGCACTCAGCGCAGAGGGACTCACACCGATGCGCCGAGACAGTTCACGCAGGCTCATTCGTTGCCGACTCCGCAACTCCCGGACCCGGGCACCCAGCGCCGCCGAATCCTCGTGATCGACGGCATCCTCGCGTTCGGGCTCGCCAAGTGCCTGCCGGACCCCGACGATGGTCATCGACTTGGTCGCAAGGAGCCGACGGATCCGCTCGAGTCGCCGGACATCCTCCATCGTGTACAGGCGCTGACCTGACGCCGTTCGCCGGGGAGCGATCAACCGCTCGTTCTCCCACTGACGCAGCCGCGACACCGACACGCCGACGATACGTGCGGCCTGCCCGATCTTGAGTAAGACCGACGATCGCGCGTCGAGAGGATCTGTCTCGGGCACCGCACCGTCACCCACAGTCATCTCGAATCTCATTCACGGAAGGAACACCATGACATTCACGAGCGTCGATCATATCGTTCTGGCATGTCCCGACCTAGAGCGCGCAGAACGCGTGTTCACCGACCGGCTCGGTGCGGCATGCCGGGGCGGAGGCTCACATGACGGCATCGGCACTCGCAACCGGATACTGCCCCTCGGCGAGAGCTACCTGGAGTTCGTCACCATCGACGATTCAGCCGCCGCTCAGCAACACCCGTTCGGCCGGCTGGTGCTCGACGCGATCGACCGGAAGGCACTGTTCGCGGGGTGGGTCACCGCCGGTGAGGTGCGCGGCGACGACCGCGCCCGGGTACAGCGCGCCGGGGTCTCGGTGTACTTGGAGGGTTGTCTGCGGGCCATCGACCGTCCAGACCTGCCGATCCGCCTCGCCCGGCCGGCCGAACAGGCCTTCCCCGGAGACACGCCTGCGCCACGAGCCCTGGTCGAGTTGGAAGTCCGCGGGCCCAGCGACCCGGAACCGGGCAATGGACCGACGCGCATCGTCCACCGTCGTACGGCACAGTCCGAGATCCGGTCGTGCACGATACTGAACCACGCGGGCGACCGAGTGACGATCGACCAGACGTGGGCAGTCCGATGAAGAGCATCGACATCGTCACCCTTCGTCACGAACTGCACCAGATCCCCGAAGTCGGCCTCCACCTGCCGATCACCCAGCGCTACCTGCTCGCGGTCCTGGACTCCGAGGGAATCGACTACCTCACCGGCGAATCCATGACGTCGGTCACGATCGTGATCCGCGGCGGTGCCGCGGACCGCCGGGCCACAGTGCCCACCGTGCTGGTGCGGTCTGACATGGACGCCCTGCCCGTCGCGGAAGAGACCAATCTTCCTTGGGCGTCCACCAACGGTGCCATGCATGCGTGCGGGCACGACGCCCACATGGCGATCGTGCTCGCCGCCACCGTCGCCACCCATCGTGCCCGTGCAACCCTGCAGGGCGACGCGATCTTCTTCTTTCAGCCCGGTGAAGAGGGCCACGGAGGAGCCCAGCTGGCCCTCGCCGAGGGTCTGCTGGACGTCGCGGGAACCAGACCGATCGCCGCACTCGGCCTCCACGTCCTCTCGAATCTACTCGATGCCGGCCAACTAGCCGGCCGTCCGGGACCGATCCTCTCCGGATCGACTCTGGTCGACGTCAACGTCTCCGGTCGCGGCGGGCACGGCTCGACGCCGCATCTCACGGCCAGCCCGTTGGCGGCCGCGGCGGCCATGGTCGGCGCCGTGGGTGCTGTCAGCGCGCACTCGGTCTCGATGTTCGAACCCGCGACGGTCGGATTCGGCGCTCTGCGCTCGGGCGAGGCCCGGAACGTGGTTCCCGATCACGCCGTGCTCCAAGGCGTGATCCGCACGTTCGACACCGACACCGACAGCCACCTGCGGCAGTGCCTGGAACGCACGGTCAACGGAATCGCGATGGCGCACGACGTCGAAGCCACGGTGACCTACGCTCAGGACACCGTTCCGACCGAAAGCGACCCCCGGGAGTTCGCTCTGCTGAGAGGCATCGCGCGCGGTCGCGGTATCCAGCTCACCGAACTGCCGCAGCCCATCGCCATCTCCGAGGACTTCTCCTGGATTCTCCGGGCAGTACCGGGAGTCTTCGTCCTGATCGGCGCCGGACGGAGTGACTCCCCGGAGTCCAACCACTCGCCGCGCGCAACATTCTCCGACGACGTGCTGGCGCCTTCCGCCGATCTCGTGATCGCTTGGGTGCAGGACCGTCTCGCCGCGGGTGCGCAAAAGCCGTGACGGACCGGTGATCGGCTGACGGGGACTCACCCCGATACGCTGCGGCCGCCCCGGTGCCTGCCGGGACGGCCGTCTCCGTCGCACCGCGATACCTGCCGGCGCGGTGCCGCTTCGGCGGCGTCACCGAGTCCGTTGGCGATACATCCACACCCCGAGGATCACCAGCCACAGCGGCAGCACGAGCGCGAGCATGGCCCACTGCTTCTGCCCCACCATCATGGCGGCGGCGATGACCATCAGCACGCTGCTGAAGACCATCACGAACTTCGGATTCACCCCTGACGCCCGTCCGGCTGCGACACGGCGAGGTCAGGCGCCGACGAGCTTGCCGGCGAGGTACTCCACCACGCCGGACAGCGGGATGCGCTCCTGCGCCATGGTGTCGCGCTCGCGGATGGTGACGGCGTCGTCGTCGAGCGTGTCGAAGTCGACGGTCACGCAGAACGGCGTGCCGATCTCGTCCTGGCGCCGGTAGCGCTTGCCGATGCCCTGGGCGTCGTCGAAGTCGATGGTCCAGTACTTGCGCAGTTCGTCGGCGAGGCCGCGGGCCTTCGGCGACAGCTTCTCGTTGCGCGAGAGCGGCAACACGGCCGCCTTGACCGGGGCGAGGCGGCGATCGAGCTTCAGGACGGTGCGGGTGTCGGTGCCGCCCTTGGCGTTCGGCACCTCCTCCTCGGTGTAGGCATCGCAGAGGAAGGCCATCATCGAACGGCCGAGGCCGGCGGCGGGCTCGATGACGTACGGCGTGTACTTCTCGCCGGTCGCCTGCTCGAAGTAGACCAGGTCCTCGCCGGAGGCCTTGCTGTGCGTGGAGAGGTCGTAGTCGGTGCGGTTGGCGATGCCCTCCAGCTCACCCCACGGATTCCCGGAGAAGCCGAACCGGTACTCGATGTCGGTGGTGCCCTTGGAGTAGTGCGACAGCTTCTCCAGCGGATGCACGAACAGGCGCAGGTTCTCCGGGTCGATGCCCAGATCGGTGTACCAGTCCATCCGCGTCGAGATCCAGTACTCGTGCCACTCGTCGTCGTCGCCCGGCTTGACGAAGAACTCCATCTCCATCTGCTCGAACTCACGAGTGCGGAAGATGAAGTTGCCGGGTGTGATCTCGTTGCGGAAGCTCTTGCCGATCTGCGCGATGCCGAACGGCGGCTTCTTGCGCGCGGTGGTCATCACGTTCTTGAAATTGATGAAGATGCCCTGCGCGGTCTCCGGGCGCAGGTAGTGCAGCCCCTCCTCGTCGACGACAGGTCCGAGGAACGTCTTGAGCAGCCCGGAGAACTCCCGCGGCTCGGTCCACTGCCCCCGCGTCCCGCAGTCCGGGCAGACCACCTCGCTCATCGGCACCTCATCCGGGTCGGCGATGCCCTTCTTCTCCGCGTACGCCTCCTGGAGATGGTCCTGCCGGTGGCGCTTGTGGCAGTTGGTGCACTCGACCAGCGGGTCGGTGAACACGTCCACGTGCCCGGATGCCTCCCAGACCTGCCGCGGAAGGATCACCGAGGAGTCCAGGCCCACCACGTCGTCGCGCGAGGTGACCATGCTGCGCCACCACTGGTCCTTGATGTTGTTCTTCAGCTCGACGCCCAGCGGCCCGTAGTCCCACGCCGACCGCGTTCCGCCGTAGATCTCACCGCACGGGTACACCAGGCCCCGCCGCTTGGCGAGGTTGACGACGGCTTCGACTTTGGACTGCACGGCCACGGCTGACTGATCTCCAGGATTGAGGACGGGACTCGCTGCGCGCGCGTCGTCTTGAGAACACGCACCAGCGCTCTACAGGGTATCTCCCCGCACGCATGAAGATGGTCCCGGCCGTCTTGCCGCGCCGCACCGTCCGTCCGCGGCTCTCCCCGGCGCCGCGCACCACCGGCAACTCATGCGCAAATAGCCAAATGGCAACCACTGCTAATAAGATGGAGTAACCGTCCGGAAGGAACCCCGAATGACCCACCCCGATGTCGCCCCCGCGCGCCCCAGCGCCGCCGACACCGCGGCCGCGAGCGACCTCCTGCGAGCCCTGGCCGCGCCCGCCCGCGTCGCGATCGTGCTGTCCCTGAAGGAGCGCGCGATGTGCGTGCACGAGCTCGTCGATGCGCTGCATCTCAACCAGCCCCAAGTGAGCCAGCACCTCAAAGTGCTCAAGAACTCCGGTGTCGTGGCAGGCAACCGCCGCGGCCGCGAGGTGGAGTACACCCTGGTCGACGATCACATCGCCCACATCGTCACCGACGCCCTCACGCACGCGACCGAAGGGCGTCACCCATGACTCGCACCAAGCCGGTCACCGGCCAGCGCACGACGCGGCAGCGCTCGGCGATCGCCGACCTGCTCACCCGGACCGACGACTTCCTCTCCGCCCAGCAGCTGCACGACCAACTCGTCGCCCGCGGCGACTCGATCGGTCTCACCACCGTCTACCGCAACCTGCAGGCCCTCGTCGACGCCGGCCAGGTCGACGCCATCTGGGACGGCTCCGGCGAGACCCGCTACCGGCACTGCTCGGCCGAACACCACCACCATCTCGTCTGTCGCGACTGCGGCACCACCGTCGAGATCCAGGCCGATCCGGTCGAGAAGTGGGCGGCCACCGTCGCTCGCACCCACGGTTTCCAGGACATCTCGCACACGGTCGAGATCTTCGGCACCTGCACCGACTGCGTCTCCGCCGCGGAGTGACCTCAAGCGTCAACCCGTAGTTGACGATTCCACCCTCGTCAACTTAGTGTTGACGCATGCCGGAGAACACACCCCTCAGCCCACCCGTCCGTCTCGACGATCTGATCGACGCCATAAAGAAGGTGCACGACGACCCCCTCGAGCAGCTCACCGACGCCATGCTGGCCGCCGACCACCTCGGCGACGTCGCCGATCACCTGATCGGACACTTCGTCGACAACGCCCGTCGCACCGGCGCCTCGTGGACCGAGATCGGCGCCAGCATGGGCGTCACCAAACAGGCCGCGCAGAAGCGTTTCACGCCGAAGGATCCGGGCACCGCCTCCGATCTGGATCCCAACCAGGGCTTCAACGCCTTCACTCCCCGGGCTCGCAACGTCGCGGCCGCCGCCCACAACGCCGCCAAGGCCAACGGAAACGACGAGGTGACGCCGGTGCACCTCGCCCTCGGCATTCTCGACGATCCCGAATCGCTCGCCGTCGTGCTCCTCTCACAGGGCGGCCTCGCACCCGACGAGCTCCGCACCGCGCTGCAGGGCGCACTGCCCGCCCCGGCCGCAGAAGTCCCCGAGCTGATCCCCTACGACACCGCCGCGCGCAAGGCGCTGGAACTGACCTTCCGGCAGGCGCTGCGCCTGTGCCACAACTACATCGGCACCGAGCACATCCTGCTCGCGCTGCTCGACGCCGAGAGCGGTTCGGGTCCCCTCACCGCCGCCGGCGTGGACGCCGCCGATATCGAAACTCGCCTCGTCGAGCTCCTGGCGAGCATGCGGCCGGACGCCGAGCAGTGACTACTCCGCCGCGGTGACGGTCACCGTGAACCGAATGGGCTCCGTGTCGGCGTCCTCGCTGGTCATCGTCACGGCGGTGGTGCCGGGCGCCACCGCCGTGACGCCGGGGTTGAATCGGACGCCGCCCTCGTCCCGTCCCCGCTCGAACTTGGCGACGCGCCGATCCGCCACCTCACCGCGGTAGCTCTGCACCGGCACGTCCCCGGTGTCGATGTTGAGCACTCGGCCGACCGTGAGCTCCACTGTGGTTCCCCGCAACTCGTCCGCGCTCCGCGTCACCGGCCCGACCATCTCCACGCTCGACTCAGCCGCGCCGGAACGGCCGGCATCCGGATATCCGCTGTCGGTGGAACCTCCGCACGCGACCGTCCCCGTCATGAGCACCGCCGCACAGATTCCTGCTGCGATCCGCTGCCGCTTCCTCATCGTCCGCTTCCTCTCGATCCCGCCCCGCCGTCGCCGGCGACGGGACGCGGGCGCAACGCCGCTGAGACTACTCCCCGGTGACCTCTCGCGGAGACGGACGACCGCGGGGCTCCGAGTTGACGGTGCCCGGCACCATCAACTCGTTCACGCACCCTCAGCTGAGGGTGCCATTCGGAGAGCACGGTGCCCGGCACCCGTACCTCGGTCGGTTCCCGCCCCTCGTCGTCACGGTGGTCACCGGGGATCCGAGCCGCAGGGCGGTGCCGCCTCCGGCAGCGTCTTCTCGAAGAAGTGGGTGGCGTAGGGGTTGTTGTTGTAGCGGTCGACCTGCGAGTAGCCGGCGCGACCGTAC harbors:
- a CDS encoding purine-cytosine permease family protein, which codes for MPRSNPGIVEELTIQPVPADQRTGTARHLFAVWFGVQVMPLTLVTGVLGPTVFGLGAASSIIAIVIGNLIGAFFMALHSVQGAKLGVPQMIQARAQFGFYGSLLVIAVVILMYLGFLASIIVLAADTLIALFPDLGTIPALAVSTLITLMVVVFGYEVIHRVNRILLGLFALAVLLIAVYVAVSAGQEPAEVGSFSLVGFIGMASTAAIWQIAYAPYVSDYSRYLPKDTSPRAAFGYTYGGAVIGAIPMMILGSLLVTVAGGAGSVAQLTDMMPGPISAFVLIMLFLGAIDAAVINLYGPALCSLSVAQTFRPSWSPGPAARNTVAAAIAGVAFFVAMMFADDFLVNYSNFIHFLMCLLIPWSIVNLVDYYLVSHGRYDVQAFNDPNAGYGKFNVPALLTYVIGFCAQLPFMAGAFYTGWVSERMNSADLSWLVGSVVSLVVYLVLVRRTTTSPTLPAKTPTFV
- a CDS encoding flavin reductase family protein, with product MAQEAAVPGQILGAESFRASMSKLTTGVVLVTALIDDRPWGVTLSSVSSFSADPARLSLSVTHRSALGQHLSRHHAAFGVSILTDKLAPLAQQLATPGKPKFIPAPYLAEDGPTTPPTIQGAMDNLHCRVAHVVQALDHILVIADVVASVVGSEVAHARPLAYFDRSFGSFAPSTTEGDQQQ
- a CDS encoding RidA family protein codes for the protein MTTSTELLVGDGTDRQRLMNSTWTHHIPTPFAQGWRVGRLVFTGGQLSADEHGNVVGAGDIEVQTRNVFDSLTSVLHEAGATWNDVVKLNTYYCFDGSGDEVQQNWETMTRVRMEYLPDEGPAGTGVRVAGLMYDGFLIEVEAIAVIAG
- a CDS encoding MerR family transcriptional regulator, with the protein product MTVGDGAVPETDPLDARSSVLLKIGQAARIVGVSVSRLRQWENERLIAPRRTASGQRLYTMEDVRRLERIRRLLATKSMTIVGVRQALGEPEREDAVDHEDSAALGARVRELRSRQRMSLRELSRRIGVSPSALSAFERGVSTPSIGRITQIAHALGTTTPDLLGMTVGGNGSVVRADRRTTLPLGAPGVVIENLYDASTVLQSQLVTVEPGRGSGAPMSHAGEEFLTVIEGEIELVLDGIERVVLGTGDSMTFASTRPHSYTNRGAVTARVVWVNTPPTF
- a CDS encoding 4-hydroxyphenylacetate 3-hydroxylase N-terminal domain-containing protein, whose product is MTSLTPATTSLSPETAARLRVDMVTSQLSGPTDHLLTGEQYKASLRDGRRIISSAGEEISDVTTHPDLRAVNTLAAVQDAQLDPELRDTLTYVGDDGGRRAIGWQVPRTRADLLAKREATRVITQRTMGMYGRPNDYGAMMALGFLSTIDRIEAENPEFAQNIRDFVRLSGDLNLLSTDLIADPQSDKRIPRNERPSQLRIVEDKPEGIVLSGAKVAGSIGSLTHFFTLSTTLGEGVGPEAAIWAAIPVNSPGLSLILREPTARMNTPRNDHPLDNAGEELDQTILFDKVFVPREFVFSKYNLDLLTLYYESCAYSLWSIMTRLAFRAEMFTGVAQVITEILGTDKIPGVQAAVADITLYAQTLKAYSLATIHESVEWCGLQVPNPELTTAGRLYSIENYPRITYLLRDLCGQALIARWPEKVWDHPEFGPRMNEFFPGTGVTAREKNTFFNFVWDLVSGAHAGRVDLFENVNATPPAFVRHLVYSKTDRSAAARRVRDYVGIE
- a CDS encoding cyclase family protein, which codes for MTSLDHERRQQAPTLGTELLTNRKRIVDLTRPLYEGMPMWFGHQRTFTPVNQTHEQFKELYGTEDGFYARNLVISEHAGTHTDATIEYDPDGCTIDNTPLSYYYGSAVCLDLSHVTFRSPDPDRTGYAGPTDIQKAEEKLAAQGQHIQPGDIVLAWFDYGDRWFPERKYIDENPGFSWEGAEYLATKGVVNIGTDCNAIDNSLDSTFAGHMVCKKYGIVNTEHLANLGELASTRFDFYGLPLNIRGGTGSPIRAIAVLD
- a CDS encoding L-serine ammonia-lyase, with amino-acid sequence MLNNSWCTAEQCPCDVSVDDLFKIGIGPSSSHTVGPMRAARAFVDELAGLPGRPRPHRVSVRLLGALGATGVGHGTPDAVIAGLRGWRSEDCDPLLVRGQWDRLAEDPWVRSPAGPLLLRPEDVRLDPKDRSAGHPNAIDIAAYDGDGRPLLLRRYLSVGGGTVLMEGEHQAGSRRAIPWHFGSFVELVEICERHSMTIDEVVRQNEEARGRRPDDHLVRVWGVMNAAIERGASASDSILPGSLALRRRAPRLTAAVTGGAPVAVSELSRLHAAAMAVSEENAAGRRVATAPTNGAAGIIPAVVDFYLRSAGAGAQGAVGMLLTASAIGAIVKAGASVSGAEIGCQGEVGTACAMAAGALCSALGGTPAQVGKAAEIGIEHHLGLTCDPVAGLVQVPCIERNAIAAVTAVQAAMLTLAEGEPRNRVSLDTAVTTMAQVGADMHAKYKETSLGGLAANVPVC